The proteins below come from a single Leptidea sinapis chromosome Z, ilLepSina1.1, whole genome shotgun sequence genomic window:
- the LOC126978396 gene encoding proton-coupled amino acid transporter-like protein pathetic isoform X2 — protein MEIPGRDIESDEHYNPFEHRKLAHPTSDMDTLIHLLKGSLGSGILAMPMAFMNAGLYFGLVATFLIGGICTYCVHILVKTAHELCRRIQKPSLGFAETAEAAFLSGPPAVHKFSRLAKAVINWFLVVDLLGCCCVYIVFVAKNVKQVVDFHAKESDWLPQDVDIRVYMAALLPLLILMNLIRNLKYLAPFSMIANLLVGTGMGITFYYLFQDIPEISERKQFAGFERLPTFFGTAIFALEGIGVVMPLENNMKTPTHFIGCPGVLNTGMFFVVSLYALVGFFGYLKYGDNTAGSITLNLPEYEVLGQCVKLMIAVAIFFTYSLQFYVPMEIIWNNVRHWFGAKKNLAEYSIRIAIIILTLCIAVAIPNLGPFISLVGAVCLSFLGLIFPAVIETVTFWDRPNGLGRFNWVLWKNVFLVCFGILGFLTGSYVSILDILKGEE, from the exons ATGGAGATTCCGGGTCGGGATATCGAGAGCGATGAGCATTACAATCCATTTGAACATAGGAAACTCGCACATCCTACATC TGACATGGACACGTTAATACATCTTCTAAAGGGCTCACTAGGAAGTGGAATATTAGCAATGCCCATGGCATTTATGAATGCTGGTCTCTATTTCGGCTTGGTGGCAACTTTTCTCATCGGAGGCATATGCACTTATTGCGTTCATATTCTCGTAAAAACAGCCCATGAACTCTGCAGAAGAATCCAGAAACCTTCACTTGGTTTTGCGGAAACTGCCGAAGCTGCATTTTTGTCGGGACCTCCAGCTGTTCACAAATTCTCTAGGCTTGCTAA GGCTGTTATAAACTGGTTTTTGGTCGTCGACTTGTTGGGCTGCTGTTGCGTCTACATTGTATTTGTGGCAAAGAATGTGAAGCAAGTTGTGGACTTCCACGCCAAAGAGAGTGACTGGCTACCACAAGATGTCGACATCCGTGTGTACATGGCAGCTCTACTTCCACTTTTAATTCTTATGAATCTTATCAGGAATCTCAAATATTTGGCTCCTTTCTCTATGATTGCAAATCTATTAGTTGGAACTGGAATGGGAATAACATTCTACTATTTATTTCAAGACATCCCTGAAATCAGTGAAAGGAAACAATTCGCTGGCTTTGAACGGCTTCCCACATTCTTTGGAACTGCAATCTTCGCCTTAGAAGGTATTGGCGTTGTGATGCCTCTTGAGAACAACATGAAGACTCCGACGCACTTCATCGGATGCCCTGGTGTCCTTAATACTGGAATGTTCTTCGTCGTATCGCTGTATGCATTGGTTGGATTTTTCGGTTATTTGAAATATGGAGATAATACTGCAGGAAGCATCACTTTAAATTTGCCAGAATACGAAGT cttGGGTCAATGCGTTAAACTAATGATTGCTGTCGCCATTTTCTTCACCTATAGTCTTCAGTTCTATGTTCCTATGGAAATTATTTGGAACAATGTTCGCCATTGGTTTGGAGCCAAGAAGAACCTCGCTGAATACAGTATCAGAATAGCCATTATTATATTGACCTTGTGTATAGCCGTGGCTATACCAAATCTCGGGCCTTTCATATCGCTTGTCGGTGCTGTATGCTTGTCCTTTTTGGGCCTTATTTTCCCTGCTGTAATCGAGACTGTTACATTTTGGGACCGCCCCAATGGCTTAGGCCGCTTTAACTGGGTATTATGGAAAAACGTTTTCTTAGTTTGCTTCGGTATTTTAGGTTTCTTGACTGGTTCCTATGTTAGTATTTTAGATATCTTAAAAGGAGAAGAGTAA
- the LOC126978396 gene encoding proton-coupled amino acid transporter-like protein pathetic isoform X1, which produces MTKKQLHNQAAIPLAPAVFKKPQMRPMIAEYDPKKRGVRNDLSDVVMVKYKVDPNEIPVEQQAGSTLPLMEIPGRDIESDEHYNPFEHRKLAHPTSDMDTLIHLLKGSLGSGILAMPMAFMNAGLYFGLVATFLIGGICTYCVHILVKTAHELCRRIQKPSLGFAETAEAAFLSGPPAVHKFSRLAKAVINWFLVVDLLGCCCVYIVFVAKNVKQVVDFHAKESDWLPQDVDIRVYMAALLPLLILMNLIRNLKYLAPFSMIANLLVGTGMGITFYYLFQDIPEISERKQFAGFERLPTFFGTAIFALEGIGVVMPLENNMKTPTHFIGCPGVLNTGMFFVVSLYALVGFFGYLKYGDNTAGSITLNLPEYEVLGQCVKLMIAVAIFFTYSLQFYVPMEIIWNNVRHWFGAKKNLAEYSIRIAIIILTLCIAVAIPNLGPFISLVGAVCLSFLGLIFPAVIETVTFWDRPNGLGRFNWVLWKNVFLVCFGILGFLTGSYVSILDILKGEE; this is translated from the exons AAACCTCAAATGCGGCCTATGATTGCCGAGTATGATCCGAAGAAAAGAGGTGTAAGAAATGACTTATCTGATGTGGTTATGGTCAA GTATAAAGTTGATCCAAATGAAATCCCGGTGGAACAACAGGCCGGATCGACTCTCCCACTTATGGAGATTCCGGGTCGGGATATCGAGAGCGATGAGCATTACAATCCATTTGAACATAGGAAACTCGCACATCCTACATC TGACATGGACACGTTAATACATCTTCTAAAGGGCTCACTAGGAAGTGGAATATTAGCAATGCCCATGGCATTTATGAATGCTGGTCTCTATTTCGGCTTGGTGGCAACTTTTCTCATCGGAGGCATATGCACTTATTGCGTTCATATTCTCGTAAAAACAGCCCATGAACTCTGCAGAAGAATCCAGAAACCTTCACTTGGTTTTGCGGAAACTGCCGAAGCTGCATTTTTGTCGGGACCTCCAGCTGTTCACAAATTCTCTAGGCTTGCTAA GGCTGTTATAAACTGGTTTTTGGTCGTCGACTTGTTGGGCTGCTGTTGCGTCTACATTGTATTTGTGGCAAAGAATGTGAAGCAAGTTGTGGACTTCCACGCCAAAGAGAGTGACTGGCTACCACAAGATGTCGACATCCGTGTGTACATGGCAGCTCTACTTCCACTTTTAATTCTTATGAATCTTATCAGGAATCTCAAATATTTGGCTCCTTTCTCTATGATTGCAAATCTATTAGTTGGAACTGGAATGGGAATAACATTCTACTATTTATTTCAAGACATCCCTGAAATCAGTGAAAGGAAACAATTCGCTGGCTTTGAACGGCTTCCCACATTCTTTGGAACTGCAATCTTCGCCTTAGAAGGTATTGGCGTTGTGATGCCTCTTGAGAACAACATGAAGACTCCGACGCACTTCATCGGATGCCCTGGTGTCCTTAATACTGGAATGTTCTTCGTCGTATCGCTGTATGCATTGGTTGGATTTTTCGGTTATTTGAAATATGGAGATAATACTGCAGGAAGCATCACTTTAAATTTGCCAGAATACGAAGT cttGGGTCAATGCGTTAAACTAATGATTGCTGTCGCCATTTTCTTCACCTATAGTCTTCAGTTCTATGTTCCTATGGAAATTATTTGGAACAATGTTCGCCATTGGTTTGGAGCCAAGAAGAACCTCGCTGAATACAGTATCAGAATAGCCATTATTATATTGACCTTGTGTATAGCCGTGGCTATACCAAATCTCGGGCCTTTCATATCGCTTGTCGGTGCTGTATGCTTGTCCTTTTTGGGCCTTATTTTCCCTGCTGTAATCGAGACTGTTACATTTTGGGACCGCCCCAATGGCTTAGGCCGCTTTAACTGGGTATTATGGAAAAACGTTTTCTTAGTTTGCTTCGGTATTTTAGGTTTCTTGACTGGTTCCTATGTTAGTATTTTAGATATCTTAAAAGGAGAAGAGTAA